A window of the Haloquadratum walsbyi C23 genome harbors these coding sequences:
- a CDS encoding DUF5820 family protein, whose protein sequence is MSDHESTTETDPKGHAEDIEASQSDGATDPPIGWQIWNNEPGGKRILVFRPDIFSERNDIPAMCLPTIYVTNGSQASRPGASQIQTDTWHVILTLEPEIEAITKSYETRQTALTSAHDIAERFTQGKIEYRDPYQVPRPDYFQMLDDVIEEIETIPN, encoded by the coding sequence CGATCATGAATCAACAACTGAGACAGACCCAAAGGGACACGCTGAGGACATCGAAGCCAGCCAGTCGGATGGAGCAACGGATCCGCCGATAGGATGGCAGATCTGGAATAACGAGCCGGGTGGTAAGCGAATCTTAGTATTTCGACCGGATATATTCTCTGAGCGGAATGACATCCCAGCAATGTGTCTGCCGACAATTTATGTGACAAATGGATCACAAGCCTCGCGACCAGGCGCATCACAGATACAAACTGATACATGGCATGTGATTTTGACACTTGAACCAGAGATTGAAGCCATCACCAAGTCATATGAAACACGTCAAACCGCACTTACCAGTGCGCACGATATTGCAGAGCGATTTACACAGGGAAAAATTGAGTATCGAGATCCATATCAGGTGCCGCGTCCGGACTACTTCCAGATGCTTGATGATGTGATCGAAGAAATCGAAACCATCCCAAATTGA